The DNA region GTCGCTCGCTCCTCGCCGCTCGCCCATTCTCTCGACCCACCCGGACAGGATGAACACTTCCAGCGTCAGAAAGGCCATCGTGAACATCACCGGCCGGCCGGACAGGTAGGCCGCCGTCGTCACCAGGGCAAAGCCCAGCGGGATGAGGTTCAGGAGCATGTTCGGGTTGTCGCGCTCGATCATCTTGTAAAGGAGATAGAAGATGAACCCGGCCACGGCCGAATTCACTATCGCCACACCGGCTCCGCCGAGCCACTGGTACGCGCCGGACAATACCACCTGAGACAGCCAGGAGTAGTCGTAGCCGAAGCCGGCGGACGTCGAGTAATAGAAATGGCTGATGTCTGGCACCGCGTGGTGCGCAAGAATCCACCTGCCGATCGCCATGTGCCACAGTGTATCCGGGTTGTTGGGTCTGGTCAGCGTGGCGACGAATGCCGCGACGCCGACGCCGACCCCGGGAGTCGGTACTAGCGCGCGGACAAAAAAGCCGCGAACACCGGACGGCGCTCGCGAGGCGGTCCCAGCGCGATGATTCGGGACTCCGGTCTCCGCCGCTTGCACTGCCTCGTTCGGAATTTGCTAGGCCACCGGCAGCGTGACCACCAGGTAGATACGGTGGAGATACGGAATCAGCGCGCCGGCAATCGCTCGTGACGCGGCAAGAGATGCGAAGGCGATGGCGAGCGTGGCGACCACATACTCAGTGGCCGTCACTGCCGTCTCGTCGCGCAGCAGCCGCCCAATCAGGGAAGCCTCGCGCTCCGGACTCCGGGCTTGCGGCCGGTTGCTTGCGGCTTGTAGCTTCATGTGCGGCTAGCGGCGACGGCGGTAGAGCTGCTTCGAAGTCCAGTCATACTGACGCGACCTGATGTCGGGATAGTCGGCCCGCATCCTGTCCAGCAACGCCACGGCGAGGTCCTGCTTGCCCTGTTTGAGCAATACGAAGGCGTCGGCCGAATCAACGCTGAACTGGTGATCCAGTTCGATCTCGGCCGAAGTCACCATGCTCTGCACTGCGTCGTGGTCCGCTCCCTGGAGCGCAGCCAGCGCCAGCTTCCAGTAGTTGATCGCCAGACCGAAGTTGCCGGGAAAACGGTAGTCGTAATAGTACTTGCCTTGCTTGAGCAGCTTCGCGACACTGTCGGGCATCCCGCTAACGTCAATCCTGTCCCAGAGGATCGGCACCGGCGCCGAAGTATCCGGGTTCGCCGCGGATGCTGCGGCCGACGCCGCGTGTGCCCGGTGATGCAGCGGCCGGACTTCCTTCATCACGCGCGGCACGAAGGCATAGACCCCGGCGCCGAGGACGAACGCAAACACGGCCACAAATGCCATCCGGCTGGTCTCTCTGGTCTTGCTTCGCCGATTCCTCTCAGGCCGCTCCTCCGGCATTGTCGTCTCGTCGGAGGCGTCCATCACCGATTCAGAACCGTAGTCATCAGCCATTAGAGCGACCCCGCTGCACCGGACGACATGAATTGGAAGTACATCGGGCCGAGGATCATGATGAACGTGGCCGGGAAGATGAAGACGAACAGCGGAAAGAGCATCTTGACTGACAACTCGTACGCCGACTTCTCGGCCCGCTGGAAACGCCGCTCCAGCAGGTCCGCCGACTCTGCCCGCAACACCGGCCCCAGGCTGGCCCCGGTGTCGGTAGCCTGGGCCACGGCGTTGGCAAAGGACGTGAAATCCGGCAGGTCCATCTTCCGGGCTGTCTCCTTCAACGCCTCGGATCGCGACTTGCCCAGGCTCATGCTTCGCAAGTACGTCTGGAGCCGCCACGTCAACGGACCGGACTTGAGCGTCTGGGTCAGTCTCAGCACCGCGGCGTCAAAGCCCATCCCGGCTTCCACCGAAAGGGCCAGCAGATCAAGAAAGCCGGGCAGCGCCTTCGTGCAGGCGAGCTCCTGTTTGCGAATTGCCGACGACAGCCAGAGATCCGGGCCGACAAATCCCACGAAGATAAGAGCCAGGAGCAGCAGCCCGTTGTGGATCGTCATGGCGACGACGATGAGTCCGAGCCCGGTCATGACCAGGACTCCGGCAATCTTCAGGACCAGAAACACATCGGCGGTCAACTCGAACTTAAGGCCGGCCCGTTCGATTTGATGCGCGTACCGCTCCCTGACGCCGGGCAACGGC from bacterium includes:
- a CDS encoding type II secretion system F family protein encodes the protein MPGFILALWPLAKRLSVHTQRLPLPGVRERYAHQIERAGLKFELTADVFLVLKIAGVLVMTGLGLIVVAMTIHNGLLLLALIFVGFVGPDLWLSSAIRKQELACTKALPGFLDLLALSVEAGMGFDAAVLRLTQTLKSGPLTWRLQTYLRSMSLGKSRSEALKETARKMDLPDFTSFANAVAQATDTGASLGPVLRAESADLLERRFQRAEKSAYELSVKMLFPLFVFIFPATFIMILGPMYFQFMSSGAAGSL